A genomic region of Streptosporangium lutulentum contains the following coding sequences:
- a CDS encoding UPF0182 family membrane protein has product MRLPRRPRLLLPVAIALVAIVVLFFLFAGIFTDYLWYNSVGYTSVFSGVIVTQIVLFVVGALVMVGVVGGNMLMAYRMRPMFGPGMFGGASGADRYRMALDPHRKLIFLIGVAVLALFAGSSFSGQWKTWLEFVNGTPFGETDALFKMDISFFMFTYPFLRMVLNFLFVAVVLSAILSAIVHYLYGGFRLQSPGMHASRAARVHLSVLLGIFVLLKAVAYWVDRYGLVFSDRGFRNGASYTDVNAVLPAKTILAIIALICAALFFAGVVRSGGMLPGVGFGLLVLSAILIGGVYPALVEQFQVKPNQQGKEQEYIKYNIDATRKAYGIDKAEVIDYTAQGDASKVNVTADSSISGVRLLDPSLVAKTYQQKQRIRGYYDFHDPLDVDRYPDPNGTMRDTVVTVRELTGPPPEQNNWINRHLVYTHGYGFVAAPGNEVDSEGLPNFDAKDMPVTGALAERTKLKESRIYFGEAPGSTDYVIVGGSGNQELDYPESGGTGQKNTTYDGKGGVPVGSFFNRMLYAAKYGEINLLLSSDVNANSKILYERNPQERIAKVAPFLSMDDNPYPAIVDGRVVWIADAYTTSNAYPYSQSKSLEAMTRDTVTDPRLVVPQPRDQINYMRNSVKAVVDAYDGSVSLYAWDDKDPILQTWRKAFPGVIKPQTEMSPELRQHLRYPEALFKVQRDVLSQYHIQDPNAFYSGQDFWNVPNDPSSGERDIKQPPYYLSVKMPKTSTPSFSLTTTFVPRQGPNLAAFMAVDANPGPDYGKLRILRMPSNTTIPGPGQVQNNFQNKFSGELNLLGLGQAKVRYGNLLTLPFADGLVYVEPVYVEIAAASGQEPYPILRRVLVAYGNKVGSADTLKGALEQVFGNNAAPPANPDTTQPEETQPEGNESITEVAKVIEQAQAAYNKAQSALTRNPPDWAEYGVAQKELKDALEKLKGTAVPAPTSTATPAPSVTPTPTPTPTPSS; this is encoded by the coding sequence ATGCGCTTGCCCCGCCGGCCGCGACTGCTACTTCCTGTCGCGATCGCCCTCGTTGCGATCGTCGTCTTGTTCTTCCTCTTTGCCGGAATTTTCACCGATTACCTCTGGTACAACTCAGTTGGATACACCTCGGTTTTCTCTGGTGTGATCGTCACGCAGATCGTGCTGTTCGTCGTCGGCGCCCTGGTGATGGTCGGCGTCGTCGGCGGCAACATGCTGATGGCATACCGGATGCGGCCGATGTTCGGTCCCGGGATGTTCGGGGGAGCCAGCGGCGCCGACCGATACCGGATGGCTCTCGACCCGCACCGTAAGCTGATCTTCCTGATCGGCGTGGCGGTGCTCGCCCTGTTCGCCGGATCGTCCTTCTCCGGCCAGTGGAAGACCTGGCTGGAGTTCGTCAACGGGACGCCGTTCGGTGAGACCGACGCGCTGTTCAAGATGGACATCTCGTTCTTCATGTTCACCTATCCGTTCTTGCGGATGGTGCTGAACTTCCTGTTCGTCGCGGTGGTGCTGTCCGCGATCCTGTCCGCGATCGTGCACTACCTGTACGGCGGTTTCCGGCTCCAGTCGCCGGGCATGCACGCCTCCCGCGCGGCCCGGGTGCACCTGTCGGTGCTGCTCGGCATCTTCGTGCTGCTGAAGGCGGTCGCCTACTGGGTCGACCGGTACGGGCTGGTCTTCTCCGACCGGGGCTTCCGGAACGGCGCCTCGTACACAGACGTCAACGCGGTGCTTCCCGCGAAGACCATCCTCGCGATCATCGCCCTGATCTGCGCCGCCCTGTTCTTCGCCGGGGTCGTACGGTCCGGCGGCATGCTGCCCGGCGTCGGCTTCGGACTCCTGGTGCTCTCGGCCATCCTGATCGGCGGGGTCTACCCGGCCCTGGTCGAGCAGTTCCAGGTCAAGCCGAACCAGCAGGGCAAGGAGCAGGAATACATCAAATACAACATAGACGCGACTCGAAAAGCCTACGGAATAGATAAAGCCGAGGTCATCGACTACACCGCGCAGGGCGACGCGAGCAAGGTCAACGTCACCGCCGACAGCTCCATCTCCGGCGTGCGCCTGCTCGATCCGAGCCTGGTCGCCAAGACCTACCAGCAGAAGCAGCGGATCCGCGGCTACTACGACTTCCACGACCCGCTGGACGTCGACCGCTACCCGGACCCCAACGGCACGATGCGCGACACCGTCGTGACCGTTCGCGAGCTCACGGGCCCGCCGCCGGAGCAGAACAACTGGATCAACCGGCACCTCGTCTACACCCACGGCTACGGTTTCGTGGCCGCGCCCGGCAACGAGGTCGACTCCGAGGGCCTGCCGAACTTCGACGCCAAGGACATGCCGGTCACCGGAGCCCTGGCGGAGCGGACGAAGCTCAAGGAGTCGCGGATCTACTTCGGCGAGGCTCCCGGTTCGACCGACTACGTCATCGTCGGAGGCAGCGGGAACCAGGAGCTCGACTACCCCGAAAGCGGCGGCACGGGCCAGAAGAACACCACCTACGACGGCAAGGGTGGCGTTCCGGTCGGCTCATTCTTCAACCGGATGCTCTACGCCGCCAAGTACGGCGAGATCAACCTCCTGCTGTCGAGTGACGTCAACGCGAACTCCAAGATCCTTTACGAACGCAACCCGCAGGAACGCATCGCCAAGGTGGCGCCGTTCCTGAGCATGGACGACAACCCCTACCCCGCCATCGTCGACGGCAGGGTGGTCTGGATCGCCGACGCGTACACCACCTCCAACGCCTACCCGTACTCCCAGAGCAAGAGTCTGGAGGCGATGACGCGCGACACCGTCACCGACCCGCGCCTGGTGGTGCCGCAACCGCGTGACCAGATCAACTACATGCGCAACTCGGTCAAGGCCGTGGTCGACGCCTACGACGGCAGCGTCAGCCTGTACGCCTGGGACGACAAGGACCCGATCCTGCAGACCTGGCGCAAGGCCTTCCCGGGCGTCATCAAGCCGCAGACGGAGATGTCCCCGGAGCTCAGGCAGCACCTGCGCTACCCGGAGGCGCTGTTCAAGGTCCAGCGTGACGTGCTCTCCCAGTACCACATCCAGGACCCGAACGCCTTCTACAGCGGTCAGGACTTCTGGAACGTCCCGAACGACCCGTCGTCGGGCGAGCGCGACATCAAGCAGCCGCCGTACTACCTGTCGGTCAAGATGCCGAAGACCTCGACTCCGTCGTTCTCACTGACCACCACGTTCGTGCCGCGTCAGGGACCCAACCTGGCCGCGTTCATGGCCGTGGACGCCAATCCAGGGCCGGACTACGGAAAGCTGCGCATCCTGCGCATGCCCTCCAACACCACGATCCCCGGTCCCGGCCAGGTGCAGAACAACTTCCAGAACAAGTTCTCCGGCGAGCTCAACCTGCTCGGTCTCGGCCAGGCGAAGGTCCGCTACGGAAACCTGCTGACCCTGCCGTTCGCCGACGGCCTGGTCTACGTCGAACCCGTCTATGTGGAGATCGCCGCGGCCTCCGGCCAGGAGCCGTATCCGATCCTCCGCCGGGTCCTGGTGGCCTACGGCAACAAGGTCGGCTCGGCGGACACGCTCAAGGGCGCGCTGGAGCAGGTCTTCGGCAACAACGCCGCCCCACCGGCCAATCCGGACACCACCCAGCCGGAGGAGACACAGCCGGAGGGGAACGAGTCCATCACCGAGGTGGCCAAGGTGATCGAGCAGGCGCAGGCGGCGTACAACAAGGCGCAGTCCGCCCTGACGCGCAACCCGCCCGACTGGGCGGAGTACGGCGTGGCCCAGAAGGAGCTGAAGGACGCTCTGGAGAAGCTGAAGGGCACAGCCGTGCCGGCGCCGACGTCCACCGCCACCCCGGCTCCCTCGGTGACACCGACGCCTACGCCTACGCCTACGCCGAGTTCCTAG
- a CDS encoding IS982 family transposase translates to MTQDLNTLLTALYVKIDDKIGGSRSMGRPPLLSDSELVCLAVAQALLGHHSEARWLRFARTHLSGMFPYLPQQSGYNKRLRAALPLVKQMIRELATDSDFWFDNHWIVDSTPVPCGMSRPTVQRSNLAGWAGYGYCASHSRFFWGLRLYLVCTPTGMPILWALANPKIGEREVLAAMLEVDAGLIAEREGILLICDKGFASKPFEKELAAHGIDLLRPSRKREKQRHGEPMLKKVRQLIESVNDTLKGQLDLEQHGGRTFEGVAVRVAQRILAMAAAIWHNNKTGAPVTRSLIAYDH, encoded by the coding sequence GTGACGCAAGACCTGAACACCCTCTTGACCGCACTATATGTGAAGATCGACGACAAGATCGGAGGAAGCCGATCGATGGGCAGGCCGCCGCTGCTCAGCGACTCCGAGCTCGTCTGCCTAGCGGTGGCCCAGGCGCTGCTCGGTCACCACTCCGAGGCCCGCTGGCTGCGCTTCGCCCGCACGCACCTGTCCGGCATGTTCCCGTACCTGCCGCAGCAGTCGGGCTACAACAAACGCCTGCGCGCGGCATTGCCCCTGGTCAAGCAGATGATCCGGGAGCTGGCCACCGACAGCGACTTTTGGTTCGACAACCACTGGATCGTTGACTCCACACCGGTGCCGTGCGGGATGTCGCGCCCAACCGTGCAGCGCTCGAACCTGGCCGGCTGGGCCGGCTATGGCTACTGCGCCTCACACTCCCGGTTCTTCTGGGGCCTGCGGCTGTATCTGGTGTGCACCCCGACCGGCATGCCGATCTTATGGGCGCTGGCCAACCCGAAGATCGGCGAGCGGGAGGTGCTGGCCGCGATGCTCGAGGTCGATGCCGGCCTGATCGCCGAACGCGAGGGCATTCTGCTCATCTGCGACAAGGGTTTCGCCTCCAAGCCTTTTGAGAAGGAACTCGCCGCCCACGGCATCGACCTGCTGCGTCCCTCCCGCAAGCGGGAGAAACAGCGGCACGGCGAGCCAATGCTCAAGAAGGTCCGCCAGCTCATCGAGTCGGTCAACGACACTCTCAAAGGCCAACTCGACCTGGAACAACACGGCGGACGGACCTTCGAGGGCGTCGCCGTCCGCGTCGCCCAGCGCATCCTGGCGATGGCCGCGGCAATCTGGCACAACAACAAGACCGGAGCCCCGGTCACCCGCTCGCTGATCGCCTACGACCACTGA